The Coffea arabica cultivar ET-39 chromosome 9e, Coffea Arabica ET-39 HiFi, whole genome shotgun sequence genome has a window encoding:
- the LOC113708891 gene encoding uncharacterized protein isoform X1 yields MALVQLLFSTATSSCRSIMLQNRTLHNFSGTCLLGSPFKGADQFAQLARKLRVCSAFTRSQPKVLRIKSERKSCALKSHSYGLWPFSASIQQPNMRVASLSGAIQMNVISYRSIVGFESQCYAFVTGKRSFSKVSGALTHKNDAVGIRGGGSGSNSTLKVYNKYWKRKKAFSAHRRNAISNIGPGRGNSSYKTSDTKAPGTVSSKDGIPMDKMKDVELDTSHSSDTSGSRNSNGVSKVKQARSKKSKNHGSDNTAACDEANHLKDPEKVSQAKKPKPKKKNQSPVASQINTTQSTSTEILENDVLTKDSKPKPIKSSRKKKTDKGVAALSKSDESPADSSSSEVSQSHKSQMSGKSSLQGKFPQLYPPVAKSVVVVESVTKAKVIQGYLGDMFEVLPSYGHVRDLAARSGSVRPDDNFSMVWEVPSRAWTHLKSIKVALSGAKNLILASDPDREGEAIAWHIIEMLQQQDTLRNDITVARVVFNEITESSIKNALQAPREIDVSLVHAYLARRALDYLIGFNISPLLWRKLPSCQSAGRVQSAALSLICDRETEIDKFKPQEYWTIEVEFNKKDTSSTDTLSFSSNLTHFSGKKLSKVSIGSYTEARDIEQKINSSKFEVIASKESKSQRNAPSPYITSTLQQEAANKLNFSASYTMKLAQKLYEGVQLADGEAVGLITYMRTDGSHISDDAVKDLQSFVTERYGQNFASKSARKYFKKVKNAQEAHEAIRPTNIRRLPSVLAGVLDDDSVKLYKLIWSRTIASQMEPAIIDQVQLDIANTDRSIMLRSSCSRVEFLGYQTVFEDVESKTVSLNENEVNNRGELFKVLSTLKSGDSLNLGKVELEQHYTQPPPRYSEGALIKKMEELGIGRPSTYAITIKVLKDRNYVTINSRVMHPEFRGRMVSAFLSHYFSEVTDYSFTADMETELDNVSAGLTEWKGLLKDYWTRFSKYCTHAINVHIHQVEKMLEKEFSDFLFASLPDGSRRCPSCLEGNLIFKVSRFGAGYFIGCDQHPRCKYIAKTLCREGDEEIPSDNNNNKNMEEPKLLGLNPGTNEKVLLKSGPYGNYVQLGEDREGFLPKRASLNNVKDLDCVTLEVALELLRYPVTLGKHPDDGRPVTLFPGKKKSFVIRHGRTFAPVPKNIKSEDVTLEQAMEFLKGPNTTRVGRPVVKKKLEESIEAIY; encoded by the exons ATGGCTCTGGTTCAACTACTCTTTTCAACTGCTACTTCTAGCTGCCGCTCCATTATG TTGCAGAATAGGACTTTGCATAATTTCTCAGGGACATGCTTACTAGGTTCACCATTCAAAGGTGCTGATCAATTTGCCCAGTTAGCCCGAAAACTTAGGGTGTGCTCTGCATTCACAAGATCTCAACCCAAAGTTTTAAGGATTAAGTCTGAGCGAAAATCTTGTGCTCTCAAAAGCCATTCTTATGGGCTTTGGCCGTTCTCTGCCTCAATTCAACAGCCCAATATGAGAGTAGCATCATTAAGTGGTGCAATACAGATGAATGTAATAAGTTATAGGTCAATAGTTGGTTTTGAAAGTCAGTGCTATGCATTTGTCACTGGCAAGAGGTCTTTTTCCAAGGTCTCTGGAGCCTTGACACATAAAAATGATGCAGTGGGTATACGAGGTGGTGGAAGTGGTAGCAATTCAACCTTAAAAGTATACAACAAGtactggaaaaggaaaaaggcatTTTCTGCTCATAGGAGGAATGCGATCTCCAATATTGGACCTGGAAGAGGCAATTCTAGTTATAAAACATCTGATACTAAAGCCCCTGGTACGGTCAGTTCAAAAGATGGCATTCCCATGGACAAGATGAAGGATGTGGAGTTGGACACTTCACATTCTTCTGATACCAGTGGAAGTCGTAATTCCAATGGTGTTAGCAAAGTGAAGCAGGCAAGGagcaagaaaagcaaaaatcatGGTTCTGATAATACTGCTGCTTGTGATGAGGCAAACCATCTTAAAGACCCTGAAAAAGTTTCTCAAGCCAAGAAGCCTAAACCTAAGAAAAAAAACCAATCTCCTGTAGCTTCTCAG ATTAATACAACTCAAAGTACTTCTACAGAAATACTCGAAAATGATGTCTTGACCAAGGATTCCAAACCTAAGCCTATTAAGTCATCTAGGAAGAAAAAGACTGATAAAGGGGTTGCTGCCCTTTCAAAATCTGATGAATCACCTGCTGATTCATCTAGCAGCGAGGTATCACAGAGCCACAAATCACAGATGAGTGGCAAAAGTAGTTTGCAGGGCAAATTTCCTCAATTATATCCACCTGTTGCTAAATCAGTTGTGGTGGTGGAGTCTGTCACGAAGGCAAAGGTTATTCAAGGGTACCTGGGCGACATGTTTGAAGTCCTACCAAGTTACGGTCATGTTAGGGACTTGGCTGCAAGGTCAGGATCTGTTAGACCAGATGATAACTTCAGTATGGTATGGGAGGTTCCATCGCGGGCCTGGACTCATCTTAAGAGTATCAAGGTTGCACTAAGTGG AGCCAAAAATCTTATTCTTGCATCGGATCCTGATCGTGAAGGAGAGGCTATAGCTTGGCACATAATTGAGATGTTGCAGCAACAAGATACCTTACGCAATGATATCACTGTGGCAAGGGTTGTTTTTAATGAAATAACAGAGTCGTCCATCAAAAATGCCCTTCAAGCTCCAAGAGAGATTGATGTAAGTTTGGTACATGCTTATCTTGCACGTCGTGCATTGGACTACTTGATTGGGTTCAACATTTCACCATTGCTTTGGAGGAAATTGCCTAGTTGCCAGTCAGCTGGTCGGGTTCAGTCAGCTGCCTTGTCTCTTATATGTGACAGGGAAACAGAAATTGATAAATTTAAACCACAGGAGTACTGGACAATTGAGGTTGAGTTCAACAAGAAGGACACAAGTTCAACAGATACTCTCAGCTTCTCCTCAAATTTAACCCACTTTAGTGGCAAAAAGTTAAGCAAGGTATCTATTGGTTCTTACACTGAGGCAAGGGATATTGAACAGAAGATTAACTCATCCAAGTTTGAAGTTATTGCCTCTAAGGAAAGCAAAAGTCAAAGAAATGCTCCCAGCCCGTACATAACTTCCACACTTCAGCAAGAAGCAGCAAACAAATTAAATTTTTCTGCTTCATATACTATGAAACTTGCACAAAAGCTGTATGAGGGGGTGCAGTTAGCTGATGGTGAAGCAGTAGGATTGATCACTTACATGAGGACAGATGGATCACACATTTCTGATGATGCTGTAAAAGACCTTCAGTCGTTTGTAACAGAAAGGTATGGACAAAATTTTGCATCAAAAAGTGCTCGCAAATATTTTAAGAAGGTGAAGAATGCTCAAGAGGCCCATGAAGCTATTAGACCAACTAATATCAGGAGGCTACCTTCAGTGCTTGCTGGGGTCCTGGATGATGATTCTGTGAAGTTATACAAACTTATTTGGTCTAGAACCATTGCCAGCCAAATGGAACCTGCTATTATTGATCAGGTACAACTTGATATTGCGAATACTGATCGATCCATTATGCTTAGATCTTCGTGCTCAAGAGTTGAATTTCTAGGCTACCAAACTGTGTTTGAGGATGTGGAATCCAAGACAGTAAGTTTGAATGAGAATGAAGTAAATAATCGTGGTGAGCTTTTCAAGGTTTTGAGTACTTTGAAATCTGGGGATTCTTTGAATTTGGGTAAGGTAGAACTTGAGCAACACTATACACAACCACCACCACGCTACTCTGAGGGGGCATTGATCAAAAAGATGGAAGAGCTTGGCATTGGAAGACCTTCGACTTATGCAATAACGATTAAGGTGTTGAAAGATAGAAATTACGTAACAATAAATAGCAGGGTTATGCATCCAGAATTTCGAGGGCGGATGGTGTCTGCTTTTCTTTCCCATTATTTTTCTGAGGTCACAGATTACAGTTTCACTGCTGACATGGAGACTGAACTTGATAATGTTTCAGCTGGATTGACTGAATGGAAAGGCCTTCTAAAAGATTATTGGACAAGGTTTAGCAAGTACTGTACACATGCTATTAATGTCCATATTCATCAGGTGGAGAAGATGCTGGAGAAggaattttcagattttttgtTTGCTTCTCTCCCAGATGGAAGTAGGAGATGCCCTAGTTGTTTGGAGGGAAATCTAATCTTCAAGGTCAGCAGATTTGGGGCAGGCTACTTTATAGGTTGTGATCAGCATCCAAGATGCAA GTATATTGCCAAGACATTATGTCGCGAAGGCGATGAAGAGATCCCTAGTGacaacaataacaacaaaaatATGGAGGAGCCAAAGTTGCTGGGCCTAAATCCTGGTACCAATGAGAAG GTTCTTCTGAAGAGTGGTCCGTATGGAAACTATGTTCAGCTTGGTGAAGACAGGGAAGGTTTCTTGCCTAAACGAGCTTCCCTGAACAAT GTAAAAGATTTGGATTGCGTTACCTTGGAAGTCGCTCTTGAGTTGCTGCGCTATCCAGTGACCTTG GGGAAACATCCAGATGACGGCCGGCCTGTGACTTTATTTCCtggaaagaagaaaagttttGTCATTAGACATGGGAGGACATTCGCTCCTGTTCCCAAG AACATTAAGTCTGAAGATGTTACCTTAGAGCAAGCGATGGAGTTTCTGAAGGGACCTAATACAACAAGAGTTGGGCGGCCAGTTGTCAAGAAGAAGCTGGAGGAATCCATTGAGGCAATATATTAG
- the LOC113708891 gene encoding uncharacterized protein isoform X2, producing MALVQLLFSTATSSCRSIMNRTLHNFSGTCLLGSPFKGADQFAQLARKLRVCSAFTRSQPKVLRIKSERKSCALKSHSYGLWPFSASIQQPNMRVASLSGAIQMNVISYRSIVGFESQCYAFVTGKRSFSKVSGALTHKNDAVGIRGGGSGSNSTLKVYNKYWKRKKAFSAHRRNAISNIGPGRGNSSYKTSDTKAPGTVSSKDGIPMDKMKDVELDTSHSSDTSGSRNSNGVSKVKQARSKKSKNHGSDNTAACDEANHLKDPEKVSQAKKPKPKKKNQSPVASQINTTQSTSTEILENDVLTKDSKPKPIKSSRKKKTDKGVAALSKSDESPADSSSSEVSQSHKSQMSGKSSLQGKFPQLYPPVAKSVVVVESVTKAKVIQGYLGDMFEVLPSYGHVRDLAARSGSVRPDDNFSMVWEVPSRAWTHLKSIKVALSGAKNLILASDPDREGEAIAWHIIEMLQQQDTLRNDITVARVVFNEITESSIKNALQAPREIDVSLVHAYLARRALDYLIGFNISPLLWRKLPSCQSAGRVQSAALSLICDRETEIDKFKPQEYWTIEVEFNKKDTSSTDTLSFSSNLTHFSGKKLSKVSIGSYTEARDIEQKINSSKFEVIASKESKSQRNAPSPYITSTLQQEAANKLNFSASYTMKLAQKLYEGVQLADGEAVGLITYMRTDGSHISDDAVKDLQSFVTERYGQNFASKSARKYFKKVKNAQEAHEAIRPTNIRRLPSVLAGVLDDDSVKLYKLIWSRTIASQMEPAIIDQVQLDIANTDRSIMLRSSCSRVEFLGYQTVFEDVESKTVSLNENEVNNRGELFKVLSTLKSGDSLNLGKVELEQHYTQPPPRYSEGALIKKMEELGIGRPSTYAITIKVLKDRNYVTINSRVMHPEFRGRMVSAFLSHYFSEVTDYSFTADMETELDNVSAGLTEWKGLLKDYWTRFSKYCTHAINVHIHQVEKMLEKEFSDFLFASLPDGSRRCPSCLEGNLIFKVSRFGAGYFIGCDQHPRCKYIAKTLCREGDEEIPSDNNNNKNMEEPKLLGLNPGTNEKVLLKSGPYGNYVQLGEDREGFLPKRASLNNVKDLDCVTLEVALELLRYPVTLGKHPDDGRPVTLFPGKKKSFVIRHGRTFAPVPKNIKSEDVTLEQAMEFLKGPNTTRVGRPVVKKKLEESIEAIY from the exons ATGGCTCTGGTTCAACTACTCTTTTCAACTGCTACTTCTAGCTGCCGCTCCATTATG AATAGGACTTTGCATAATTTCTCAGGGACATGCTTACTAGGTTCACCATTCAAAGGTGCTGATCAATTTGCCCAGTTAGCCCGAAAACTTAGGGTGTGCTCTGCATTCACAAGATCTCAACCCAAAGTTTTAAGGATTAAGTCTGAGCGAAAATCTTGTGCTCTCAAAAGCCATTCTTATGGGCTTTGGCCGTTCTCTGCCTCAATTCAACAGCCCAATATGAGAGTAGCATCATTAAGTGGTGCAATACAGATGAATGTAATAAGTTATAGGTCAATAGTTGGTTTTGAAAGTCAGTGCTATGCATTTGTCACTGGCAAGAGGTCTTTTTCCAAGGTCTCTGGAGCCTTGACACATAAAAATGATGCAGTGGGTATACGAGGTGGTGGAAGTGGTAGCAATTCAACCTTAAAAGTATACAACAAGtactggaaaaggaaaaaggcatTTTCTGCTCATAGGAGGAATGCGATCTCCAATATTGGACCTGGAAGAGGCAATTCTAGTTATAAAACATCTGATACTAAAGCCCCTGGTACGGTCAGTTCAAAAGATGGCATTCCCATGGACAAGATGAAGGATGTGGAGTTGGACACTTCACATTCTTCTGATACCAGTGGAAGTCGTAATTCCAATGGTGTTAGCAAAGTGAAGCAGGCAAGGagcaagaaaagcaaaaatcatGGTTCTGATAATACTGCTGCTTGTGATGAGGCAAACCATCTTAAAGACCCTGAAAAAGTTTCTCAAGCCAAGAAGCCTAAACCTAAGAAAAAAAACCAATCTCCTGTAGCTTCTCAG ATTAATACAACTCAAAGTACTTCTACAGAAATACTCGAAAATGATGTCTTGACCAAGGATTCCAAACCTAAGCCTATTAAGTCATCTAGGAAGAAAAAGACTGATAAAGGGGTTGCTGCCCTTTCAAAATCTGATGAATCACCTGCTGATTCATCTAGCAGCGAGGTATCACAGAGCCACAAATCACAGATGAGTGGCAAAAGTAGTTTGCAGGGCAAATTTCCTCAATTATATCCACCTGTTGCTAAATCAGTTGTGGTGGTGGAGTCTGTCACGAAGGCAAAGGTTATTCAAGGGTACCTGGGCGACATGTTTGAAGTCCTACCAAGTTACGGTCATGTTAGGGACTTGGCTGCAAGGTCAGGATCTGTTAGACCAGATGATAACTTCAGTATGGTATGGGAGGTTCCATCGCGGGCCTGGACTCATCTTAAGAGTATCAAGGTTGCACTAAGTGG AGCCAAAAATCTTATTCTTGCATCGGATCCTGATCGTGAAGGAGAGGCTATAGCTTGGCACATAATTGAGATGTTGCAGCAACAAGATACCTTACGCAATGATATCACTGTGGCAAGGGTTGTTTTTAATGAAATAACAGAGTCGTCCATCAAAAATGCCCTTCAAGCTCCAAGAGAGATTGATGTAAGTTTGGTACATGCTTATCTTGCACGTCGTGCATTGGACTACTTGATTGGGTTCAACATTTCACCATTGCTTTGGAGGAAATTGCCTAGTTGCCAGTCAGCTGGTCGGGTTCAGTCAGCTGCCTTGTCTCTTATATGTGACAGGGAAACAGAAATTGATAAATTTAAACCACAGGAGTACTGGACAATTGAGGTTGAGTTCAACAAGAAGGACACAAGTTCAACAGATACTCTCAGCTTCTCCTCAAATTTAACCCACTTTAGTGGCAAAAAGTTAAGCAAGGTATCTATTGGTTCTTACACTGAGGCAAGGGATATTGAACAGAAGATTAACTCATCCAAGTTTGAAGTTATTGCCTCTAAGGAAAGCAAAAGTCAAAGAAATGCTCCCAGCCCGTACATAACTTCCACACTTCAGCAAGAAGCAGCAAACAAATTAAATTTTTCTGCTTCATATACTATGAAACTTGCACAAAAGCTGTATGAGGGGGTGCAGTTAGCTGATGGTGAAGCAGTAGGATTGATCACTTACATGAGGACAGATGGATCACACATTTCTGATGATGCTGTAAAAGACCTTCAGTCGTTTGTAACAGAAAGGTATGGACAAAATTTTGCATCAAAAAGTGCTCGCAAATATTTTAAGAAGGTGAAGAATGCTCAAGAGGCCCATGAAGCTATTAGACCAACTAATATCAGGAGGCTACCTTCAGTGCTTGCTGGGGTCCTGGATGATGATTCTGTGAAGTTATACAAACTTATTTGGTCTAGAACCATTGCCAGCCAAATGGAACCTGCTATTATTGATCAGGTACAACTTGATATTGCGAATACTGATCGATCCATTATGCTTAGATCTTCGTGCTCAAGAGTTGAATTTCTAGGCTACCAAACTGTGTTTGAGGATGTGGAATCCAAGACAGTAAGTTTGAATGAGAATGAAGTAAATAATCGTGGTGAGCTTTTCAAGGTTTTGAGTACTTTGAAATCTGGGGATTCTTTGAATTTGGGTAAGGTAGAACTTGAGCAACACTATACACAACCACCACCACGCTACTCTGAGGGGGCATTGATCAAAAAGATGGAAGAGCTTGGCATTGGAAGACCTTCGACTTATGCAATAACGATTAAGGTGTTGAAAGATAGAAATTACGTAACAATAAATAGCAGGGTTATGCATCCAGAATTTCGAGGGCGGATGGTGTCTGCTTTTCTTTCCCATTATTTTTCTGAGGTCACAGATTACAGTTTCACTGCTGACATGGAGACTGAACTTGATAATGTTTCAGCTGGATTGACTGAATGGAAAGGCCTTCTAAAAGATTATTGGACAAGGTTTAGCAAGTACTGTACACATGCTATTAATGTCCATATTCATCAGGTGGAGAAGATGCTGGAGAAggaattttcagattttttgtTTGCTTCTCTCCCAGATGGAAGTAGGAGATGCCCTAGTTGTTTGGAGGGAAATCTAATCTTCAAGGTCAGCAGATTTGGGGCAGGCTACTTTATAGGTTGTGATCAGCATCCAAGATGCAA GTATATTGCCAAGACATTATGTCGCGAAGGCGATGAAGAGATCCCTAGTGacaacaataacaacaaaaatATGGAGGAGCCAAAGTTGCTGGGCCTAAATCCTGGTACCAATGAGAAG GTTCTTCTGAAGAGTGGTCCGTATGGAAACTATGTTCAGCTTGGTGAAGACAGGGAAGGTTTCTTGCCTAAACGAGCTTCCCTGAACAAT GTAAAAGATTTGGATTGCGTTACCTTGGAAGTCGCTCTTGAGTTGCTGCGCTATCCAGTGACCTTG GGGAAACATCCAGATGACGGCCGGCCTGTGACTTTATTTCCtggaaagaagaaaagttttGTCATTAGACATGGGAGGACATTCGCTCCTGTTCCCAAG AACATTAAGTCTGAAGATGTTACCTTAGAGCAAGCGATGGAGTTTCTGAAGGGACCTAATACAACAAGAGTTGGGCGGCCAGTTGTCAAGAAGAAGCTGGAGGAATCCATTGAGGCAATATATTAG